From the genome of Aspergillus chevalieri M1 DNA, chromosome 8, nearly complete sequence, one region includes:
- a CDS encoding putative salicylate hydroxylase (COG:I;~EggNog:ENOG410PVXN;~InterPro:IPR036188,IPR002938;~PFAM:PF01494;~TransMembrane:1 (i12-30o);~go_function: GO:0071949 - FAD binding [Evidence IEA]) — MAVPRAKTPLDVVVVGAGIGGMAAALTLGMRGHYVTILEAAPKLAEVGAGIQVSPNMLRLFDKWGISDLIHAQDVGLEHIHVRRWQDGSLLNTMPVNKTYGQQAVIHRADLHNALITRALAQPTVTLRENSLVTDVTFDPPSVTLASGEIVRGDIVIGADGIKSGIRAKLLEDDSVKAQPTGDAAYRIMLDRSVMEADPELRELIREPQATRWIGPYRHVIAYPVRKHELYNVVLIHPDRHGVEESWTTKGSKQRMIDDYRGWDSKVTKLIDLVPDDEVLEWKLCLHSPLETWIRGCVALIGDACHPMLPYVAQGAAQAVEDAAALGILLSTIGSRHQIPLALTAYEQSRKQRAETVQQSGTENRIPLHFPDGPEQIARDEQFRTSMRESSKNPDRWSDRETQRFLWGWDAEKAAVGAWKDVCGNESKVSAYL, encoded by the exons ATGGCTGTTCCGAGAGCGAAGACGCCTCTTGACGTTGTTGTGGTTGG GGCCG GTATCGGTGGTATGGCCGCTGCCCTGACCCTGGGTATGCGTGGACATTATGTCACGATTCTTGAAGCCGCGCCAAAG CTCGCAGAAGTCGGTGCGGGTATCCAAGTTTCCCCAAACATGCTGAGACTATTCGACA AATGGGGCATCTCCGACCTAATCCACGCCCAAGACGTCGGCCTCGAACACATCCACGTGCGCCGCTGGCAAGACGGCAGCCTCCTCAATACAATGCCCGTCAACAAAACCTACGGCCAACAAGCCGTCATCCACCGCGCAGATCTGCACAACGCCCTAATCACCCGCGCTCTAGCCCAACCCACCGTCACCCTGCGCGAGAACTCCCTCGTCACAGACGTTACCTTCGACCCCCCAAGTGTAACCCTTGCCAGCGGGGAAATCGTCCGCGGGGATATCGTGATCGGGGCTGACGGTATCAAATCGGGAATTCGTGCGAAGTTGCTTGAAGATGATAGTGTCAAGGCGCAGCCGACTGGCGATGCTGCGTATCGGATTATGCTAGACCGGAGTGTTATGGAGGCTGATCCGGAGTTGAGGGAGCTTATTCGGGAGCCGCAGGCGACGAGGTGGATAGGGCCGTATAGGCATGTTATTGCGTATCCGGTGCGGAAGCATGAGTTGTATAATGTTGTGTTGATTCATCCGGATCGGCATGGGGTGGAGGAGTCGTGGACGACCAAGGGGTCGAAGCAGAGGATGATCGATGATTATCGTGGTTGGGATAGCAAGGTTACCAAGTTGATTGACTTGGTTCCTGATGACGAGGTCCTGGAATGGAAACTTTGCTTACACTCGCCGTTGGAGACCTGGATCCGTGGCTGTGTCGCTCTTATCGGTGACGCTTGTCATCCCATGCT CCCCTACGTTGCTCAGGGCGCCGCCCAAGCTGTCGAAGACGCCGCAGCCCTAGGCATCCTCCTCTCAACCATAGGTTCCCGCCACCAAATCCCCCTCGCCCTAACCGCCTACGAGCAATCCCGGAAGCAGCGTGCCGAGACCGTCCAGCAGTCTGGCACTGAGAACCGCATTCCGCTGCACTTCCCTGATGGGCCGGAGCAGATTGCGCGCGACGAGCAGTTCCGCACGTCGATGAGGGAGAGTAGTAAGAATCCAGATCGGTGGAGTGATCGTGAGACGCAGAGGTTCTTGTGGGGGTGGGATGCGGAGAAGGCGGCGGTGGGGGCTTGGAAGG ACGTGTGCGGTAATGAGTCTAAAGTGAGCGCGTACCTGTGA
- a CDS encoding uncharacterized protein (COG:Q;~EggNog:ENOG410QE9S;~InterPro:IPR036291,IPR002347;~PFAM:PF08659,PF00106,PF13561;~go_process: GO:0055114 - oxidation-reduction process [Evidence IEA]): MPTTTPKTIAIIAGAGPGTGAAIARRFARGYPVVLLARSQASLDPLVRDIKRHNGYALALPTDVTDISSMNRAVADTKAQLGQDVRVAAAIFNMASKFTRKGFLDSTPEEYLGSLQATVNGAYNFSQAVLPLMFGSGSDELQYPPTLIFTGATAALKGGNGLGSFAMSKFAVRAMAQSLAREFGPKGIHVAHAIVDGIIDTEQTKGFHEKMPESKISPDQIAEAYWYLHTQKKTSFTHELDLRPYCESW, from the exons ATGCCTACCACAACCCCCAAAACAATCGCCATAATCGCCGGGGCGGGTCCAGGCACCGGTGCAGCCATTGCGCGCCGCTTTGCCCGCGGATACCCCGTCGTGCTGTTAGCACGTTCGCAAGCCTCACTGGACCCACTAGTTCGGGATATTAAAAGGCACAATGGATACGCGCTAGCTCTCCCAACAGATGTGACAGATATCTCGAGTATGAACCGCGCTGTAGCCGATACAAAGGCGCAATTGGGCCAGGATGTCCGCGTAGCCGCGGCTATTTTCAATATGGCTAGCAAGTTCACTCGCAAAGGGTTTCTGGATTCGACTCCGGAGGAATATCTCGGAAGTCTTCAGGCTACTGTCAACGGGGCCTATAATTTTAGTCAAGCGGTGTTGCCGTTGATGTTTGGCTCTGGTTCCGATGAGTTGCAGTATCCGCCGACTTTGATCTTCACAG GTGCAACTGCTGCCCTCAAAGGAGGCAACGGACTAGGCTCATTCGCAATGAGCAAGTTTGCCGTTCGAGCGATGGCACAGTCGCTAGCCCGCGAATTCGGGCCCAAGGGTATCCATGTGGCGCATGCTATTGTGGATGGCATTATTGACACGGAGCAAACCAAGGGCTTTCATGAGAAAATGCCTGAATCTAAGATTAGCCCGGATCAA ATTGCGGAGGCATATTGGTATTTGCATACGCAGAAGAAGACTTCGTTCACACATGAGTTGGATCTTCGGCCTTATTGTGAAAGCTGGTAA